One Streptomyces sp. RPA4-2 genomic window carries:
- a CDS encoding trehalase family glycosidase — MRRLRPLPNRPPGPWRLLDLAMVMVVATVLATAPAPSAGASPPASVAASATTTAPPQAETDALNFSPTSRTLKPTTVRSTSGNVTNPQNVLSGQPTRISGSQSAITLDYGKEVGGLATLSFGSTSGSGQRVGMAFSESSLYAGTDSDRSSGRDGEDGALYATASADGTYTMPTARLRGGFRYLTVFLDTSGWVDLTGVSLNFTAAPGKTNPADYANYFLSSDDLLNRIWYAGAYTVQLNTIASNQGRVWPPPASEWDNSATVGVGGSVLVDGAKRDRTVWPGDLGIAVPTQYAYSNDLASTRDALTTMYNAQSTDGEIPWSGPPFNLTGSDTYHTWTLLGTATYYTYSADRAWLDSEWADYKRGMAFIINKIDGNNLLNVTRTQDWARVGQGGENVSANALLYAALKAGAALATVEGDSSLAASWTGRAAAIKTAANSLLWDSSKGMYKDNPTSGLYPQDGNSLAVWYGLTDSTAKSRSVITGLGARWGAYGPTTPEWGGNVSPFAGGMELNARFTANDDYGALAQIRRTWGHMLNSDIGTKSTFWEGIKADGGLAYGGSFMSLAHGWSTAPTSTLTFDVLGTAPESATGAYRFVPHAGDLTSAQGRITMPQGAVDASWSRAPAAGTYTAHLTSPAGTTGRIGVPKFGGGNIAVSVNGNVVWSNGAFTPTGGITGASQDDAYVYLTGVAPGSYTVTATGQGNPPAPAEPGTGALRSGFTRCASEGGTCAFSGTRAVAYGAGAYTYRTATDRIACTNASFDGDPASNLVKSCYVADAGGPPGYTRCSAEDGTCSVPGYNRDVAYGANGNFVHQVTNGSVACTNAHFGDPIDGVAKSCYLPPAGGPSGGWTKCADQNGTCPAVAGQPVMYGAYGAFTMITATSDTPCTDATFGDPIPGESKACYTYTGGPPGYATACSAEEGTCGFSGQQTVAYGARGRFVYRTFTGGTPCTTAAVGTDPLPGVRKTCYLTS, encoded by the coding sequence ATGCGCCGCCTCCGTCCGCTGCCGAACAGACCGCCCGGCCCATGGCGTCTGCTCGACCTGGCCATGGTCATGGTCGTGGCCACCGTGCTGGCCACGGCTCCCGCGCCGTCCGCCGGCGCCTCCCCTCCCGCATCCGTGGCCGCGTCAGCGACGACAACAGCCCCGCCCCAGGCGGAAACTGACGCGCTGAACTTCTCACCGACCTCACGCACCCTCAAGCCGACCACCGTGCGCTCCACGTCCGGCAATGTCACGAACCCGCAGAACGTCCTCAGCGGGCAGCCGACGCGGATCTCCGGCTCACAGTCGGCCATCACCCTCGACTACGGCAAAGAGGTCGGCGGCCTGGCGACGTTGTCCTTCGGCAGCACCAGCGGCAGTGGCCAGCGAGTGGGCATGGCCTTCAGTGAATCGTCTCTGTACGCGGGCACCGACAGCGACCGGAGCAGTGGGCGCGACGGCGAGGACGGGGCTCTCTACGCCACGGCCTCCGCCGACGGAACGTACACGATGCCCACCGCGAGGCTACGGGGCGGCTTCCGCTACCTGACGGTCTTCCTCGACACCTCGGGATGGGTTGACCTCACGGGCGTCAGTCTCAACTTCACTGCGGCTCCGGGAAAAACCAACCCGGCCGACTACGCCAACTACTTCCTCTCCAGTGACGACCTGCTGAACCGCATCTGGTACGCCGGGGCGTACACGGTGCAGCTCAACACGATCGCCTCCAACCAGGGCCGCGTCTGGCCCCCGCCGGCCTCGGAGTGGGACAACAGCGCCACCGTCGGGGTGGGCGGCTCCGTCCTGGTCGACGGGGCCAAGCGCGACCGTACGGTGTGGCCCGGCGACCTGGGTATCGCCGTGCCCACGCAGTACGCGTACTCCAACGACCTGGCCTCGACTCGCGACGCGCTCACCACGATGTACAACGCGCAGTCGACGGACGGTGAAATCCCGTGGTCGGGCCCGCCGTTCAACCTCACCGGTTCCGACACCTACCACACCTGGACGCTACTGGGGACGGCCACGTACTACACCTACTCGGCCGACCGGGCGTGGCTCGACTCCGAATGGGCCGACTACAAGCGCGGGATGGCCTTCATCATCAACAAGATCGACGGCAACAACCTGCTCAACGTGACCCGCACCCAGGACTGGGCCCGGGTCGGCCAGGGCGGTGAGAACGTCTCGGCCAACGCGCTGCTGTACGCCGCGCTCAAGGCCGGTGCCGCCCTGGCCACGGTCGAGGGCGACAGCTCACTCGCCGCGAGCTGGACCGGCAGGGCGGCCGCGATCAAGACCGCGGCCAACTCCCTGCTGTGGGACTCCTCGAAGGGTATGTACAAGGACAACCCCACCAGCGGGTTGTACCCGCAGGACGGCAACTCGCTCGCCGTCTGGTACGGGCTCACCGATTCGACGGCCAAGTCGCGGAGCGTCATCACCGGGCTCGGGGCACGCTGGGGTGCCTACGGCCCCACCACCCCCGAGTGGGGCGGCAACGTGTCACCCTTCGCAGGCGGGATGGAGCTCAACGCCCGCTTCACCGCCAATGACGACTACGGTGCGTTGGCGCAGATCCGCCGCACCTGGGGCCACATGTTGAACAGTGACATCGGCACCAAGAGCACCTTCTGGGAGGGCATCAAGGCCGACGGGGGCCTCGCCTACGGCGGTTCATTCATGAGCCTGGCCCACGGCTGGTCCACCGCGCCCACCTCCACGCTCACCTTCGATGTACTGGGCACCGCACCGGAGTCGGCGACCGGCGCGTATCGCTTTGTGCCGCACGCAGGCGATCTGACCAGTGCCCAGGGCCGCATCACCATGCCGCAGGGCGCCGTCGACGCCTCCTGGTCCCGTGCCCCTGCCGCCGGCACGTATACGGCGCACCTCACCAGCCCGGCGGGGACCACCGGTCGTATCGGCGTCCCGAAGTTCGGCGGCGGCAACATAGCGGTGTCCGTGAACGGCAACGTCGTCTGGAGCAACGGAGCCTTCACTCCCACCGGTGGTATCACCGGCGCGAGCCAGGACGACGCCTACGTCTACCTCACCGGCGTCGCCCCGGGCAGCTACACCGTGACCGCCACAGGGCAGGGCAATCCGCCGGCACCCGCCGAGCCGGGTACCGGTGCCCTGCGCTCGGGCTTCACCCGGTGCGCGAGCGAGGGCGGCACCTGCGCCTTCAGTGGCACCCGGGCGGTGGCCTACGGAGCGGGGGCCTACACGTACAGGACAGCGACCGACCGCATCGCCTGCACCAACGCCTCCTTCGATGGCGACCCGGCGTCGAATCTCGTCAAGTCGTGCTACGTCGCCGACGCGGGCGGCCCTCCCGGATACACCCGTTGCTCCGCCGAGGACGGCACCTGTTCCGTTCCCGGCTACAACCGCGACGTGGCGTACGGCGCCAACGGCAACTTCGTCCACCAGGTCACCAACGGTTCCGTCGCCTGCACCAACGCCCACTTCGGCGATCCCATCGACGGCGTCGCCAAATCCTGCTATCTGCCGCCCGCGGGCGGGCCGTCCGGTGGCTGGACCAAGTGCGCGGACCAGAACGGCACTTGTCCGGCCGTCGCCGGCCAGCCGGTGATGTACGGCGCTTACGGCGCGTTCACCATGATCACGGCCACCAGCGATACCCCGTGCACCGACGCCACGTTCGGCGACCCGATCCCCGGCGAGTCGAAGGCCTGCTACACCTACACCGGCGGCCCACCCGGCTATGCCACCGCTTGCTCCGCCGAAGAAGGCACGTGTGGCTTCAGCGGACAGCAGACCGTCGCCTACGGCGCACGAGGCCGCTTCGTCTACAGGACTTTCACCGGTGGTACCCCTTGCACCACGGCGGCGGTCGGCACGGATCCGCTGCCCGGCGTGCGCAAGACCTGCTACCTCACGTCCTGA
- a CDS encoding SDR family oxidoreductase: MPALLSGSPLTGRVAVVSGASSGMGAATAERLAELGATAVVLARRKDKLQDVVHRIEAAGGTALALPVDVTDRAAVQTVAHQVADRFGHADLVFNNAGVQLISGIEELKVDDWQRQIDLNITGLMNVIAGFLPHLTDSAQQGKPADLINTSSIAATRILEKFSVYSGTKAYISHLTRLLRVELGPKMVRVATIEPGMVDTELPDHVTDPDASRLMADLIHDIDCLQSTDIAETVAFMAALPRHVNLTEITIMPTAQAI, from the coding sequence ATGCCTGCTCTCCTGTCCGGCTCCCCCCTCACGGGCCGTGTCGCCGTCGTCTCCGGTGCCTCCAGCGGCATGGGCGCCGCCACCGCCGAACGCCTCGCCGAACTCGGCGCCACCGCCGTCGTACTCGCCCGCCGCAAGGACAAGCTGCAGGACGTCGTCCACCGCATCGAGGCCGCCGGCGGCACCGCACTGGCACTCCCCGTCGACGTCACCGACCGCGCCGCCGTCCAGACCGTCGCCCACCAGGTCGCCGACCGCTTCGGACACGCCGACCTGGTGTTCAACAACGCCGGCGTCCAGCTCATCTCAGGCATCGAGGAACTCAAGGTCGACGACTGGCAGCGACAGATCGACCTCAACATCACCGGCCTCATGAACGTCATCGCCGGCTTCCTCCCCCACCTGACCGACTCCGCCCAGCAGGGCAAGCCCGCCGACCTCATCAACACGTCCTCCATCGCGGCCACCCGCATCCTGGAGAAGTTCTCGGTCTACTCCGGGACCAAGGCCTACATCAGCCACCTCACCCGGCTCCTGCGCGTCGAACTCGGCCCCAAGATGGTCCGCGTCGCCACCATCGAACCCGGCATGGTCGACACCGAACTCCCCGACCACGTCACCGACCCCGATGCCTCCCGGCTGATGGCCGACCTCATCCACGACATCGACTGCCTCCAGTCCACCGACATCGCCGAGACCGTCGCCTTCATGGCAGCCCTCCCCCGCCACGTCAACCTCACCGAAATCACCATCATGCCCACCGCGCAAGCCATCTGA
- a CDS encoding DUF6193 family natural product biosynthesis protein: protein MDSAEGDFVWANGSTTALGDVAEVIDAWRSGVLLAPLRERFPFIEFSKMAEGYECGEPAETAWGILLADDNRISHREMLAALRSNSRLSGMFPFFSHDVLRLAIDPFKRDAGEICIEPQGNGRFSVQSSSDGEILADVELADLADMASSFFDSRGELRS from the coding sequence ATGGACAGTGCCGAGGGTGATTTCGTCTGGGCAAACGGGAGCACGACCGCTCTGGGAGACGTTGCAGAAGTTATCGACGCATGGCGGAGCGGTGTACTTCTTGCGCCTCTGCGTGAGCGCTTTCCATTCATCGAGTTTTCCAAAATGGCTGAAGGCTACGAGTGCGGCGAACCTGCGGAAACCGCTTGGGGTATCCTTTTGGCGGATGATAACCGCATCTCTCATCGTGAGATGCTGGCCGCACTGCGGTCAAACTCTCGCTTGAGTGGCATGTTTCCGTTCTTCTCTCACGACGTCTTGCGGTTGGCTATTGATCCCTTTAAGAGGGATGCTGGTGAGATATGCATCGAACCGCAGGGTAACGGTCGCTTTTCTGTGCAATCATCGTCTGATGGTGAGATTCTGGCTGATGTCGAATTGGCTGATCTTGCCGACATGGCTTCATCATTTTTCGATTCCCGTGGTGAGCTGCGATCGTAA
- a CDS encoding SsgA family sporulation/cell division regulator, producing the protein MVYELPVEFVVSHDLSVPMGVALRYEADDPYAVRAAFHPLAEGRTVEWLLSRDMLTESLSENTGHGDVRMWPAGGSERGALYIALRSPAGSALLKLPAQGVESFLRDTRSVVPQGAESSRFDVDAELAELLAGS; encoded by the coding sequence GTGGTGTACGAGCTGCCCGTAGAGTTTGTCGTGTCCCACGACCTGTCAGTACCGATGGGGGTAGCACTGCGGTACGAGGCGGACGATCCCTATGCCGTTCGCGCCGCCTTCCACCCACTTGCTGAGGGCAGGACGGTCGAGTGGCTCCTCAGCCGTGACATGCTGACCGAGTCCCTGAGCGAGAACACTGGACACGGAGACGTGCGGATGTGGCCGGCCGGTGGCTCGGAACGGGGCGCGCTGTACATCGCCCTCCGTTCACCTGCGGGATCGGCCCTGCTGAAACTCCCCGCACAGGGCGTGGAATCCTTCCTACGCGATACGCGGTCCGTGGTACCACAGGGGGCCGAGTCCAGCCGCTTCGACGTGGACGCCGAGCTGGCAGAGTTGCTGGCGGGAAGCTGA
- a CDS encoding MarR family winged helix-turn-helix transcriptional regulator gives MAREQWLNKQEAHVWQSFLDLRRRIESVINQQLSEDADLSSVDYELLVPLSEAPDGVLRFRELGRMVGWERSRLSHQVRRMEQRGLVQREDCATDARGLMIRLTPTGRAAITAAAPEHVKVVRRYFFESLTKEELATLADVYDRLLAKINSDVPGSDTP, from the coding sequence ATGGCACGAGAGCAGTGGCTGAACAAACAAGAGGCTCATGTTTGGCAGTCGTTCCTGGATCTGCGTCGTCGCATCGAGTCCGTGATCAACCAGCAACTCAGCGAGGACGCCGATCTGTCCTCGGTGGACTACGAGCTCCTCGTTCCCTTGTCCGAAGCCCCGGATGGAGTACTCCGATTCCGGGAACTGGGGCGCATGGTGGGCTGGGAACGCAGCCGCTTGTCCCATCAAGTGCGACGGATGGAGCAGCGGGGACTCGTTCAGCGTGAGGATTGCGCCACCGATGCCCGTGGTTTGATGATCCGCCTCACGCCGACAGGCCGTGCGGCCATCACTGCCGCCGCGCCGGAACACGTCAAGGTCGTACGACGGTACTTCTTCGAGTCCCTCACCAAAGAAGAGCTGGCCACTCTGGCGGACGTCTACGACCGCCTGCTCGCCAAGATCAATTCAGACGTGCCCGGTAGCGATACACCCTGA
- a CDS encoding SDR family NAD(P)-dependent oxidoreductase: MTTWFVTGASRGIGAEIARAALADGNNVVVGVRNPERVPADLRNSDKVLAVALDVTDHDSIPQAVDAAVDRFGGIDVLVNNAGRGLLGALEEITDAEARSLFDLNVFGLINVTRAVLPVMRKQGAGKLVHIGSRSGFEGEPGVSLYSASKFAVAGISEALSAEMAPFGIQSMVVEPGVFRTDFLDASSLSVAANRIADYDNTPAHVTLDWIDQANHAQLGDPVKGAALIVEAASGENLPTHLYLGRDTLERLDAKYEQVQKDLAPWREKSAATAHDDNT; the protein is encoded by the coding sequence ATGACTACGTGGTTCGTCACCGGCGCGTCCCGGGGCATCGGCGCGGAGATCGCCCGTGCCGCACTCGCGGACGGCAACAACGTCGTGGTCGGCGTACGGAACCCGGAGCGGGTGCCCGCCGATCTGAGGAATTCCGACAAGGTACTCGCGGTCGCGCTGGACGTGACCGACCACGACAGCATCCCGCAGGCCGTCGACGCGGCCGTGGACCGGTTCGGCGGAATCGACGTCCTGGTCAACAACGCCGGCCGCGGCCTGCTGGGCGCCCTGGAGGAGATCACCGACGCCGAAGCGCGCTCCCTGTTCGACCTCAACGTCTTCGGCCTGATCAATGTCACCCGCGCCGTCCTGCCCGTCATGCGCAAGCAGGGCGCCGGCAAGCTCGTCCACATCGGCTCCCGTTCCGGCTTCGAGGGCGAACCCGGCGTCAGCCTCTACTCCGCCTCGAAGTTCGCCGTCGCCGGCATCAGCGAGGCCCTCTCCGCCGAGATGGCACCCTTCGGCATCCAGTCGATGGTCGTCGAACCCGGCGTCTTCCGCACCGACTTCCTCGACGCCAGCTCCCTCTCCGTCGCCGCGAACCGCATCGCCGACTACGACAACACCCCCGCCCACGTCACGCTGGACTGGATCGACCAGGCCAACCACGCCCAGCTCGGCGACCCCGTCAAGGGCGCCGCCCTCATCGTCGAGGCCGCCTCCGGCGAAAACCTCCCCACCCACCTCTACCTCGGCCGCGACACCCTCGAACGCCTCGACGCCAAGTACGAGCAGGTCCAGAAGGACCTCGCCCCCTGGCGCGAGAAGTCCGCAGCCACCGCACACGACGACAACACCTGA
- a CDS encoding transposase has protein sequence MGSKQRKYDAEFREGAVRIVIETGKPIPEVAEDLGVHPGTLHSWVSRWRRNGSASSDRPAPSASGGQLRDGERAELERLRREMTEKNEHIRELEMERDVFKRCMALWVK, from the coding sequence ATGGGGTCCAAGCAACGGAAGTACGACGCGGAGTTCCGTGAGGGTGCTGTACGCATCGTGATCGAGACCGGGAAGCCGATCCCGGAGGTCGCCGAGGATCTCGGGGTGCATCCGGGGACGCTGCACAGCTGGGTCTCGCGGTGGCGCCGCAACGGCTCGGCCTCCTCCGACCGGCCCGCGCCCTCCGCCTCGGGCGGCCAGCTGCGCGATGGCGAACGCGCGGAACTGGAGCGGCTGCGGCGCGAGATGACCGAGAAGAACGAGCACATCCGCGAGCTGGAGATGGAACGTGATGTCTTCAAACGCTGCATGGCCTTGTGGGTGAAGTAG
- a CDS encoding NADP-dependent oxidoreductase encodes MKALVARSYGPVENLTLADVPKPTPGPGHVLVRTEASALNAIDLALITGAVKDHLPIQHPFVPGVDVTGVVEAVGEGVSRFSVGDRILAWNGVPSGGLAEYTLVQDAPSAALRPATLSPAESAGLPTAALTAAALIDEATPRADEKVLVVGASGGVGSFVVQLAKRTGAKVLATARADEEDLLRRLGADATVNYQTSDVTAEALRWAPGGVDVVIDLTHAGPALAGAAAAARPGGRLASPLMGPSAFDRGVTAVYTGTRTPAGRLEALAAQAAEGHLHVEIGARYSFTDALRALADYAHKHLHGKVVITF; translated from the coding sequence GTGAAGGCACTTGTCGCCCGCTCCTACGGGCCCGTTGAAAATCTGACCCTCGCGGACGTGCCGAAGCCCACTCCCGGACCGGGCCACGTCCTGGTCCGCACCGAGGCTTCGGCGTTGAACGCCATCGACCTTGCCCTGATCACTGGAGCGGTCAAGGATCATCTGCCGATCCAGCACCCCTTCGTACCGGGTGTCGACGTAACCGGCGTCGTCGAGGCTGTCGGCGAGGGCGTGTCCCGTTTCAGCGTCGGGGACCGCATCCTTGCCTGGAACGGCGTGCCCTCCGGCGGCCTCGCCGAGTACACCCTCGTCCAGGATGCCCCTTCCGCCGCTCTGCGCCCGGCCACACTGAGCCCGGCGGAGTCGGCCGGGCTCCCGACCGCCGCGCTCACGGCGGCCGCACTCATCGATGAAGCCACACCGCGGGCCGACGAGAAGGTGCTCGTGGTCGGCGCCTCCGGAGGCGTCGGCTCCTTCGTCGTACAGCTCGCCAAGCGGACCGGCGCCAAGGTCCTGGCCACCGCTCGAGCCGACGAGGAGGACCTTCTGCGTCGGCTCGGTGCCGACGCGACCGTCAACTACCAGACCTCTGACGTCACCGCCGAGGCCCTGCGCTGGGCCCCGGGCGGCGTCGACGTCGTGATCGACCTGACCCATGCGGGCCCCGCATTGGCCGGCGCCGCTGCCGCGGCACGCCCAGGTGGCCGTCTGGCCTCCCCCTTGATGGGCCCCTCCGCCTTCGACCGCGGCGTCACCGCCGTCTACACCGGCACCCGCACCCCTGCGGGCCGGCTCGAAGCCCTTGCGGCCCAAGCGGCCGAGGGGCACCTCCACGTCGAGATCGGTGCGCGCTACTCCTTCACGGATGCGCTGCGGGCACTGGCCGACTACGCCCACAAGCACCTGCACGGCAAGGTCGTCATCACCTTCTGA
- a CDS encoding helix-turn-helix transcriptional regulator yields the protein MNTDKHPAAENALGGFLRARRAQLRPEDVGLPASGRRRVPGLRREEVATLAGVSTDYYMRLEQGRERHPSRQVLEAVAKALRLDDDAVEHLYRVATPTTRRTRRAHRVERVGPHLRRLLETWRDTPAFVLGNALDILAHNHLAAALFTGFTSCDNLLRMTLLDPAAHHFYRDWDRAAASCVAALRRAAGADSDDPRLIEIVGELSMKSAEFRALWARHDVRGKTREAKHFHHAEVGDLELHYEAFTVNSAPHQQLVVYQAEPGSPSADALALLGSLSALPTLQRAPLVDPE from the coding sequence ATGAACACGGACAAGCATCCCGCCGCCGAGAACGCGCTGGGGGGTTTCCTCCGCGCACGACGTGCTCAGCTGCGCCCCGAGGACGTCGGACTTCCCGCCTCCGGCCGCCGCAGGGTGCCCGGTCTGCGCCGCGAGGAAGTCGCCACCCTGGCCGGTGTGAGTACCGACTACTACATGCGCCTGGAACAGGGCCGCGAACGGCATCCTTCACGGCAGGTCCTGGAAGCCGTAGCCAAGGCCCTGCGCCTGGACGACGACGCTGTGGAACACCTGTATCGAGTGGCCACCCCCACGACACGCCGCACACGTCGAGCGCACCGCGTCGAACGCGTCGGCCCACATCTGCGGAGGCTCCTGGAGACCTGGCGCGACACACCCGCCTTCGTCCTGGGCAACGCCTTGGACATCCTGGCCCACAATCACTTGGCGGCCGCGCTGTTCACTGGCTTCACGTCGTGCGACAACCTGCTGCGGATGACCCTGCTCGATCCGGCCGCGCACCACTTCTACCGTGACTGGGACCGTGCCGCCGCCTCATGCGTGGCCGCCCTACGACGGGCGGCCGGGGCCGATTCCGACGACCCGCGGCTGATCGAAATCGTCGGCGAACTGTCCATGAAGAGCGCCGAGTTCCGTGCGCTGTGGGCCCGCCACGACGTACGGGGCAAGACCCGTGAGGCCAAGCACTTCCACCACGCCGAGGTCGGCGACCTGGAGCTGCACTACGAAGCCTTCACCGTCAACAGCGCCCCTCACCAGCAACTGGTCGTCTATCAGGCCGAACCGGGCAGTCCCTCCGCCGACGCTCTGGCGTTGCTCGGCTCCCTGAGCGCGCTGCCGACTCTTCAGCGTGCCCCACTTGTCGACCCGGAGTGA
- a CDS encoding glycoside hydrolase family 76 protein — translation MAAFLAAVGLGLATTPAAAANAVCVLACDTQDPSLAHQESFPVPNKDLNGRRLELHVSVTDDMAWASIDSGVTGDSVWLDRSWDGGATWEGLLGKASIPATWTGTRTLMYNITDPRNHRRGLVRACGDAAAVGCTNWAYPSVCDTLCDGTDAGQAAGDDQPVPSTTLYGRAIRLHVDQRNSMAWAAIDTGGAGDEIWLDRSWDGGSTWPDGSSLGRTSIPSGTTTTRTAMYATRDPRGLLYGGAVRACGREAGHQEGSCTAWVRPAPSRARAAADALMASYDPYNGWWPSSWWNSAATLTSLIDFARTTGTHDYDWVIARTFDQNKGTFAAGVRSSDAIEGDFISRAVDDSGWWAIAWLDAYDYTRDSRYLNEAVTIGQYVQRYWDTGTCGGGVWWDRERTYKNAVTNGQYLWLTTALHQRIPGDTVWLQRAKSAAAWYRSSGMINSSGLVNDGLTSACANNGSTVWSYNQGLAIGGFTELWRTTGDSSLLSTARTLADAAITSATLTRAGVLTESCDIGSASCDDNQKQFKGIFMRHFADLAKATASSTYQNYVQKQADTLWAQDRSSLNTFGERWAGTTPNQTDWRTQAGALGALTAAAG, via the coding sequence ATGGCGGCTTTTCTTGCGGCCGTCGGGCTGGGCCTGGCTACGACGCCCGCGGCCGCCGCCAACGCGGTGTGCGTCCTGGCTTGTGACACCCAGGATCCTTCGCTGGCCCACCAGGAGAGCTTTCCGGTGCCGAACAAGGACCTCAATGGCCGTCGTCTCGAACTGCACGTGTCGGTCACGGACGACATGGCCTGGGCCAGCATCGACAGCGGCGTGACCGGCGACTCTGTGTGGCTTGACCGCTCCTGGGACGGCGGTGCCACCTGGGAAGGACTGCTGGGCAAGGCGAGCATCCCGGCCACCTGGACCGGTACCAGGACACTGATGTACAACATCACCGACCCGCGCAACCACAGACGAGGACTGGTCCGGGCCTGCGGGGACGCCGCCGCCGTCGGCTGCACGAACTGGGCCTACCCCAGCGTCTGCGACACCCTCTGTGACGGGACCGACGCCGGCCAAGCGGCCGGTGACGACCAGCCGGTACCCTCGACCACCCTCTACGGCCGCGCGATCCGGCTGCATGTCGACCAGAGGAACTCCATGGCCTGGGCCGCCATCGACACCGGCGGTGCGGGCGACGAGATCTGGCTCGACCGCTCCTGGGACGGCGGCTCGACCTGGCCGGACGGCTCCTCACTCGGCCGCACCAGCATCCCGTCCGGGACCACCACCACCCGTACCGCGATGTACGCCACCCGCGACCCGCGTGGCCTCCTCTACGGCGGCGCGGTCCGCGCCTGCGGGCGCGAAGCCGGTCACCAGGAGGGCAGTTGCACGGCATGGGTCAGGCCCGCGCCGAGCAGAGCGCGTGCGGCGGCTGACGCGCTGATGGCCTCGTACGACCCCTACAACGGCTGGTGGCCGAGCAGTTGGTGGAACTCCGCCGCCACCCTCACCTCCCTCATCGACTTCGCCAGGACCACCGGCACGCACGACTACGACTGGGTCATCGCGCGCACCTTCGACCAGAACAAGGGCACCTTCGCCGCCGGCGTGCGCAGTTCGGACGCGATCGAGGGCGACTTCATCAGCCGCGCCGTCGACGACTCCGGCTGGTGGGCCATCGCCTGGCTCGACGCGTACGACTACACCCGCGATTCCCGCTATCTGAACGAGGCGGTCACCATCGGCCAGTACGTCCAGCGGTACTGGGACACCGGCACGTGCGGTGGCGGCGTGTGGTGGGACCGCGAACGCACCTACAAGAACGCGGTGACCAACGGGCAGTACCTCTGGCTGACCACGGCGCTGCATCAGCGCATCCCGGGCGACACCGTATGGCTCCAGCGGGCAAAGTCGGCCGCGGCCTGGTACAGGTCCAGCGGGATGATCAATTCCTCGGGGCTGGTGAACGACGGGCTGACCTCGGCCTGCGCCAACAACGGCAGCACCGTGTGGAGTTACAACCAGGGACTGGCCATCGGCGGCTTCACCGAGTTGTGGAGGACGACCGGTGACAGCTCGCTGCTGAGCACCGCGCGGACCCTGGCCGACGCCGCGATCACGAGCGCGACGCTGACCCGCGCCGGAGTGCTCACCGAATCCTGCGACATCGGCTCGGCGTCCTGCGACGACAACCAGAAGCAGTTCAAGGGCATCTTCATGCGGCACTTCGCCGACCTAGCGAAGGCCACCGCTTCCAGCACTTACCAGAACTACGTCCAAAAGCAGGCGGACACCCTGTGGGCACAGGACCGCAGCTCCCTCAACACCTTCGGCGAACGCTGGGCCGGCACCACCCCCAACCAGACCGACTGGCGCACCCAGGCCGGCGCCCTCGGCGCGCTCACCGCCGCCGCTGGCTGA
- a CDS encoding SUKH-4 family immunity protein, with product MATYDQLTEWAGLGHVTRARRDVVADWRIPDFMKVQLVEVGIPVAPRLIERVVIQSEADPVLLTFRGPLYRLTEQADLDEPAERSLFGVEPETGVVYFVMPDGEAWFANSSVDVWLDVLHRYGSCVAASEFLGEPDGPEEYLSEEEEERAFAELNRLAEELKEVDPAAFKGYEGFLWPGLLDRWLY from the coding sequence ATGGCGACGTATGACCAGCTGACTGAGTGGGCCGGTCTCGGCCATGTCACGCGTGCCAGACGGGACGTGGTGGCCGACTGGCGGATCCCGGACTTCATGAAGGTGCAGCTAGTCGAGGTGGGCATTCCGGTAGCGCCGCGTCTCATCGAGCGAGTCGTGATTCAGAGCGAGGCTGATCCGGTTCTGCTCACGTTCCGCGGTCCGCTCTACCGTCTCACCGAGCAGGCGGATCTCGATGAGCCGGCCGAGCGGTCATTGTTCGGCGTCGAGCCGGAGACCGGGGTGGTCTACTTCGTCATGCCGGACGGGGAGGCATGGTTCGCCAACTCGAGTGTCGACGTGTGGCTCGACGTCCTTCATCGTTACGGCAGCTGCGTCGCTGCCTCAGAGTTTCTCGGCGAGCCGGACGGCCCTGAGGAGTACCTCTCCGAAGAGGAGGAAGAGCGGGCTTTCGCCGAGCTGAATCGGCTGGCCGAGGAGCTGAAGGAAGTCGATCCTGCGGCCTTCAAGGGCTACGAGGGGTTTCTCTGGCCAGGGCTCCTGGATCGATGGCTCTACTGA